A portion of the Bacteroides faecium genome contains these proteins:
- a CDS encoding metal-sulfur cluster assembly factor codes for MEKFEIEEKIVAMLKTVYDPEIPVNVYDLGLIYKIDVSDNGEVVLDMTLTAPNCPAADFIMEDIRQKVESVEGVNSATINLVFEPEWDKDMMSEEAKLELGFL; via the coding sequence ATGGAAAAGTTTGAAATAGAAGAGAAGATTGTAGCCATGCTAAAGACGGTGTACGACCCGGAGATTCCGGTAAACGTATATGACCTCGGACTGATTTATAAGATTGATGTCTCCGATAATGGGGAAGTGGTGCTTGACATGACTCTGACAGCACCGAATTGTCCGGCTGCTGATTTTATCATGGAAGATATTCGTCAGAAAGTGGAATCAGTGGAAGGAGTGAACTCGGCTACCATTAACCTGGTGTTTGAACCGGAATGGGATAAGGATATGATGAGTGAAGAAGCGAAACTCGAACTGGGTTTCCTTTAA
- a CDS encoding fimbrillin family protein, which yields MNKIYSLLGIGLLSAATLSSCGEDAVVEETNQVLQQGKEQAYTTIASIQKYEATEESSSTRANVQENGRSFMWNTDDKVTVWNGTNGYDFTTVGYDDNEPSWNVEFSGNGSLTDGATVWGIYPKKESPTMENVFTFTLGDNMTQNLDKPELQNTMHMLAKGTVNGNTVTNLNFEHLTSLFQFNIKNLRPDSYKVVKVSVACDEAIFPKILTVSGEEKTYSDKVNSLTLNLSDMNVDKNGTSYGYLSFFPMPDMTKDTKLTFTLTVRNEGGADTEDIVKDIKTIGELYNEASAVAKDGYKYVAGKRYGVSFSLIAELGYEVTAPNNYLVKKNMGLINLASDPTIMSNAETVITLDTDLDWTAEETWMPIGTFAGTLDGNGKTITGLKINIENATTGFIVANSGTIKNLKIKDASLTGTMSSGSNVPVGAFAGTNTGKIEGCAIEGGSFIVPANCLYGGFVGQNNGTVSDCHIMNVSNFTCKSTGTNVGGIIGKNMGTLEGSYADNVTLTCKAGTIGGLVGWNNSGNAKIVGCYSLANIVLTGSVNSGLLAGGCNWTNVIASFAVGSITAPTGVNAARGGLVNQGGTINGCYSIPVFDNLTGNPNTGGIAGKSAGGINTTNCFYVSTDAAISPMAGSALAGVDKLAANSELVDKLSILNSNAQVAASGYEFVVNGGSNKDVVPLLVQKKK from the coding sequence ATGAATAAGATATATTCTTTATTAGGGATTGGGCTGCTGAGCGCAGCCACCCTAAGCTCTTGTGGAGAGGATGCTGTTGTAGAAGAAACTAATCAGGTGCTGCAGCAAGGAAAAGAACAAGCTTATACCACAATTGCTTCTATTCAAAAATATGAGGCTACGGAAGAATCCTCTTCTACGCGTGCCAACGTACAGGAAAACGGTCGCTCTTTCATGTGGAATACGGATGACAAGGTTACGGTTTGGAACGGAACGAACGGTTACGATTTCACAACTGTGGGATATGATGATAATGAGCCCTCTTGGAATGTAGAGTTTTCGGGAAATGGTTCTTTGACAGATGGAGCAACCGTATGGGGGATTTACCCTAAAAAGGAATCGCCTACTATGGAGAATGTTTTTACTTTCACATTAGGAGACAATATGACGCAGAACTTGGATAAGCCGGAATTACAGAATACGATGCATATGCTTGCGAAAGGTACTGTGAATGGAAATACGGTTACCAATCTTAACTTTGAGCATTTGACCTCCCTCTTTCAGTTCAATATAAAGAATCTGCGACCGGATAGCTATAAGGTAGTCAAAGTCTCTGTAGCATGTGATGAGGCTATTTTCCCTAAGATACTGACAGTCTCGGGAGAAGAAAAAACGTATAGTGACAAGGTTAATAGCTTGACCTTAAATTTATCTGACATGAATGTGGATAAAAATGGGACTTCTTACGGTTATCTAAGTTTTTTCCCGATGCCGGATATGACAAAAGATACAAAATTGACTTTTACTCTCACAGTACGGAACGAGGGGGGAGCAGATACGGAAGATATTGTAAAAGACATAAAGACAATCGGTGAACTTTACAATGAGGCTTCTGCTGTTGCCAAAGATGGGTATAAATATGTTGCAGGAAAACGATATGGCGTATCATTCTCTTTGATTGCAGAGTTGGGATATGAAGTGACGGCACCTAATAATTATCTGGTCAAAAAGAATATGGGACTGATAAACTTAGCTAGTGATCCGACAATTATGTCTAATGCTGAAACTGTGATTACATTGGATACTGATTTGGACTGGACTGCGGAAGAAACTTGGATGCCGATAGGTACATTTGCCGGAACATTGGATGGTAATGGCAAAACAATTACCGGTTTGAAAATCAATATTGAGAATGCTACTACCGGATTTATTGTTGCCAATTCCGGTACAATTAAGAATCTGAAAATTAAGGATGCCTCTTTGACTGGAACGATGTCTTCCGGGAGCAATGTACCTGTAGGAGCATTTGCCGGAACGAACACTGGTAAAATAGAAGGTTGCGCCATTGAGGGTGGATCTTTTATTGTTCCTGCCAATTGTTTGTATGGCGGATTCGTTGGACAAAACAACGGAACTGTTAGTGATTGCCATATTATGAATGTTTCTAACTTTACTTGTAAAAGTACAGGGACTAATGTAGGAGGTATAATAGGTAAAAATATGGGGACTCTTGAAGGCAGTTATGCGGATAATGTAACGTTGACATGTAAAGCGGGAACTATTGGTGGATTAGTCGGTTGGAATAACAGTGGCAATGCGAAGATTGTAGGATGTTATTCTTTGGCAAATATTGTTTTGACCGGTTCTGTGAATTCAGGCTTGTTAGCCGGTGGATGTAATTGGACGAATGTAATTGCCTCATTTGCAGTGGGTAGTATTACCGCTCCTACTGGTGTTAATGCGGCAAGAGGTGGGCTGGTTAATCAAGGCGGTACGATTAATGGCTGCTATTCGATTCCTGTATTCGATAATCTTACAGGTAATCCTAATACTGGTGGCATTGCCGGGAAAAGTGCAGGAGGTATAAATACGACAAATTGTTTCTATGTAAGTACTGATGCCGCCATTTCTCCTATGGCTGGTAGTGCGTTGGCAGGTGTGGATAAATTGGCTGCTAATTCAGAATTGGTAGACAAACTTTCAATATTGAACTCAAATGCTCAAGTTGCCGCTTCCGGTTATGAATTTGTAGTAAATGGGGGCTCAAATAAAGATGTTGTCCCCTTACTCGTACAAAAGAAGAAGTAA
- a CDS encoding peptidase M26, with the protein MKKVYHLLGIALLGTIALTSCEEDKIVNENTGGENDADKNLADYTFSASIKQAEPLARANLQNDVYTWDSGDAVTVWNRNLGTGYNFTVASIVTGHNAEFSGKAAMGDRHKLVAVFPQKEAQTFNELSTFSMPDVCVQTGKTAELTNTTFMVATGDVAENKIPALTFSPLTALIQFNLKNTSDRELKIRRITVGSDDNVFPAELKIDDNGTVQSLSGMRNKITLELGEQVLAVNETLNGYLNILPTTYDDTRLMKDKTVLSVTVNIWNGETEQDVIVLKEVQVQNMETKVGLDMNATAWQFAAGRHYEMNFNVDYRFQIPEEGYLIDEDGDIHIYNKKGLLGWKQIMNEHRKAVVTLEKEYIKPDGVIDLTGEVWESIKSFEGELEGNGVVIDNLVIGKEGFVTTNNGTIRNLVLGNVSFATDVTASSGTLVAENNGNIVNCAVGNINATVTKPVNFGGLVGTNTQPGKVENCRVASGTIHLNLNGTDSGSASLGGLVGQNYGGAGVVINSYVGAVTINHPTNSVNASNVGGLVGWNNVGKIKGCYSLASLEINCSAQTGGLVGVNANGTVLASYVAGSISGKIVNNTGGLLGFNNGGNTIVTACYVTTQLSAATTAANKFGAFIGTNNGNAKESYFMNTTVNNATGNNSSNGIIQVTADKLKSKVRYMNLAIEETENGFGFNFKVNEDAATSTEQPLILQPAVPVPGFGGSDFGEGGDI; encoded by the coding sequence ATGAAGAAGGTTTATCACTTGCTGGGCATTGCACTGCTGGGTACAATAGCGCTGACCTCTTGTGAAGAGGATAAAATAGTGAATGAAAATACAGGTGGGGAAAACGATGCCGACAAGAATTTGGCTGATTATACGTTTTCTGCCTCTATCAAACAGGCCGAACCTTTGGCTCGTGCCAATTTGCAGAACGATGTATATACATGGGACAGTGGAGATGCCGTTACCGTATGGAACCGGAATCTCGGAACCGGCTATAATTTTACTGTCGCATCTATCGTGACCGGTCATAATGCGGAATTCTCGGGAAAGGCTGCTATGGGGGATAGACACAAGTTGGTCGCTGTCTTCCCCCAAAAAGAAGCGCAAACGTTTAATGAACTGTCTACATTTTCCATGCCGGATGTTTGTGTGCAGACCGGCAAAACAGCAGAGTTGACAAATACTACTTTTATGGTAGCTACCGGTGACGTTGCAGAGAATAAAATTCCCGCGTTGACATTTTCACCGTTGACGGCGCTTATCCAGTTCAACCTGAAGAATACTTCAGACCGCGAACTGAAGATTCGTCGCATCACAGTAGGGAGTGATGACAATGTATTTCCGGCAGAGTTGAAGATTGATGATAACGGAACGGTGCAAAGTCTTTCGGGTATGCGTAATAAGATTACACTGGAGTTGGGTGAACAAGTGCTTGCTGTCAATGAAACGTTGAATGGCTACCTAAACATATTGCCTACCACTTATGATGACACTCGGCTGATGAAAGACAAAACAGTGCTGAGTGTGACAGTGAATATTTGGAATGGCGAAACGGAGCAGGATGTTATTGTATTGAAGGAAGTTCAAGTGCAGAATATGGAGACAAAAGTTGGTCTTGATATGAACGCTACAGCTTGGCAGTTTGCTGCCGGAAGGCATTATGAAATGAATTTCAATGTCGATTATCGTTTCCAGATACCCGAAGAAGGTTATTTGATTGATGAAGATGGTGATATACATATCTATAACAAGAAGGGACTGTTGGGATGGAAACAGATTATGAATGAGCATCGGAAGGCTGTCGTGACTTTAGAAAAAGAATATATCAAGCCGGATGGAGTGATAGATTTGACAGGTGAAGTATGGGAATCCATAAAGTCTTTTGAAGGTGAATTAGAGGGCAATGGAGTCGTTATTGATAATCTGGTTATCGGAAAAGAAGGGTTTGTGACTACGAATAATGGTACAATTCGGAACTTAGTTCTCGGGAATGTTAGTTTTGCTACCGATGTAACAGCTTCCTCAGGAACATTGGTTGCGGAGAATAACGGAAATATAGTCAATTGTGCTGTAGGGAATATAAATGCTACGGTGACGAAACCTGTAAACTTTGGCGGTTTGGTAGGAACGAATACACAGCCCGGAAAGGTTGAGAATTGTAGGGTAGCAAGTGGGACGATTCATCTGAATTTGAATGGAACAGATTCCGGTAGCGCAAGTCTGGGTGGTCTGGTCGGACAGAATTATGGTGGAGCCGGAGTCGTTATTAATTCGTATGTAGGCGCGGTTACCATCAATCATCCTACTAATTCAGTGAATGCTTCAAATGTCGGCGGTTTGGTCGGATGGAATAATGTAGGAAAAATCAAAGGATGTTATTCTTTGGCAAGCCTGGAGATAAACTGTTCTGCACAGACGGGAGGACTTGTAGGTGTGAATGCTAACGGTACTGTTTTGGCTTCTTATGTAGCAGGTTCTATAAGTGGAAAGATTGTGAACAATACGGGAGGTTTGTTAGGCTTTAATAATGGTGGTAACACGATAGTTACAGCTTGCTATGTGACTACTCAGCTATCAGCGGCTACTACGGCTGCCAATAAGTTCGGTGCTTTCATCGGTACAAACAATGGTAATGCCAAAGAATCCTATTTTATGAATACGACAGTAAATAATGCTACCGGTAATAATTCGTCGAATGGAATCATTCAAGTGACGGCGGATAAGCTCAAAAGCAAAGTACGTTACATGAATCTGGCAATAGAAGAAACGGAAAACGGATTCGGATTCAACTTCAAAGTCAATGAAGATGCCGCAACAAGTACGGAGCAACCGCTAATCTTGCAACCTGCCGTGCCTGTACCGGGTTTTGGAGGCTCAGACTTCGGAGAGGGCGGTGATATTTAA
- a CDS encoding UDP-2,3-diacylglucosamine diphosphatase, with product MKNVYFLSDAHLGSRAIEHGRTQERRLVNFLDSIKHKASAVYLLGDMFDFWYEFRLVVPKGYTRFLGKISELTDMGVEVHFFIGNHDIWCGDYLTKECGVIMHREPLTTEIYGKEFYLAHGDGLGDPDKKFKLLRSMFHSKTLQTLFSAIHPRWSVELGLSWAKRSRQKRADGKEPDYMGENQEHLVLYTKEYLKSHPNINFFIYGHRHIELDLMLSATSRVLILGDWINFFSYAVFDGENLFLEEYIEGETQV from the coding sequence ATGAAGAACGTTTATTTCCTTTCCGACGCGCATCTTGGTTCCCGTGCCATTGAACACGGACGTACTCAAGAAAGACGCTTGGTGAACTTCCTTGATAGTATAAAACACAAGGCTTCTGCTGTTTATCTGTTGGGAGATATGTTTGATTTCTGGTATGAATTCCGGCTGGTCGTCCCCAAAGGGTACACCCGTTTCTTGGGAAAAATCTCCGAACTGACGGATATGGGAGTGGAAGTGCATTTCTTTATTGGCAACCATGATATATGGTGTGGGGATTATCTCACCAAAGAATGTGGTGTCATTATGCACCGTGAACCGCTGACTACCGAAATCTACGGAAAAGAGTTCTATCTTGCTCATGGTGACGGACTGGGCGACCCGGACAAGAAGTTCAAACTGCTTCGTTCCATGTTTCACAGTAAAACATTACAAACGTTGTTTTCCGCTATTCATCCCCGTTGGAGCGTGGAACTTGGCTTGTCATGGGCGAAACGCAGCAGGCAAAAACGGGCTGACGGAAAGGAGCCGGACTATATGGGAGAAAATCAGGAGCATCTGGTATTATATACAAAAGAGTATTTGAAAAGTCATCCCAATATCAACTTCTTTATTTACGGACATCGCCACATTGAACTTGATTTGATGCTAAGTGCCACTTCACGTGTGCTGATACTTGGAGACTGGATTAATTTCTTTTCTTATGCCGTATTCGACGGCGAGAATCTTTTTCTTGAAGAATATATAGAAGGCGAGACGCAGGTCTGA
- a CDS encoding glycoside hydrolase family 2 protein, whose amino-acid sequence MKRISVSLMFLLLVLMAYAYEPEFSTAGFFRLPDTGRDVYSMNPAWRFHKGSTVGAEAKEFNDKTWQVVSLPNGIEYLPTEASGCINYQGEVWYRKHFTPADTLKGKKLFFHFEAIMGKSKIYVNGNLLAEHFGGYLPVSVDVTDALEWGKDNVIAVWADNSDDPTYAPGKPQDVLDYTYFGGIYRDCWLIAHNPVFITDPNYENETAGGGLFVAFDNVSEQSADILLKAHVRNDNTQNFAGNITCSLVDRDGKEVASSDMKLSIRKGTAISRNGKMKVEQPHLWTPSSPYLYNLYIRIYDKNGKVVDGYRRRIGIRSIEFKGKDGFWLNGKPYGKPLMGANRHQDFAVVGNAVANSVHWRDAKKLKDLGLEVIRNAHCPQDPAFMDACDELGLFVIVNTPGWQFWNDEPIFAKRVYNDIRNLVRRDRNHPCVWLWEPILNETWYPEDFAGHVKGLVDEEYPYPSCYSGCDTQAKGAQYFPVQFCHPMEVSKRDPKITYFTREWGDNVDNWSSHNSPSRTARNWGEQPMLVQAAHYASPSYEYTCYDALYKESPWHVGGCLWHSFDHQRGYHPDPFYGGVMDVFRQPKYSYYMFKAQRPVEASDGLAESGPMVYIAHEMTPFSSRDVTVYSNCDEVRLTVNKGGKVYTHKKDKTRKGMPSPVITFPGVFDFMTDKKLTREKHEEDVYMLAEGLMDGKVVATHKVLPARRAEQIRLRVDNEGMNLRADGSDFVTVIAEVTDKNSNVKHLNNYYIKFFVEGEGRILGDAGVMANPAPVKWGSAPVLIQSTTKSGKIKVMASVLFEGSQMPVSGELELTSSAPMYPLVFDAAEERLTKQVESSSADKKNDAELELERLRRELNELKLKEVERQQTDFGEKRN is encoded by the coding sequence ATGAAACGAATCTCAGTCAGTTTAATGTTTTTATTGTTGGTTCTCATGGCTTATGCCTACGAACCCGAATTCTCGACTGCCGGCTTTTTCCGATTGCCGGATACGGGACGTGATGTATATTCGATGAATCCCGCCTGGCGTTTTCATAAAGGAAGCACTGTCGGTGCCGAAGCGAAAGAGTTTAATGACAAAACTTGGCAGGTAGTCTCCTTACCGAATGGCATCGAATATCTTCCGACTGAAGCCAGCGGTTGTATCAACTACCAGGGGGAAGTTTGGTATCGGAAGCATTTTACTCCGGCAGACACCTTAAAAGGGAAGAAGTTGTTTTTTCATTTCGAAGCCATCATGGGCAAAAGCAAAATTTACGTGAATGGCAATTTACTTGCAGAGCATTTTGGCGGCTACCTTCCTGTATCGGTTGATGTGACAGATGCGTTGGAATGGGGGAAAGACAACGTAATAGCCGTATGGGCTGACAATAGCGATGACCCTACTTATGCTCCGGGAAAACCGCAGGACGTATTGGATTACACATACTTTGGCGGTATCTATCGTGATTGCTGGCTGATTGCGCACAATCCAGTGTTTATCACCGACCCGAATTACGAGAATGAAACAGCCGGCGGCGGATTATTTGTCGCTTTTGACAATGTTTCGGAACAATCGGCGGATATTCTTCTGAAAGCGCATGTACGCAATGATAATACACAGAATTTTGCCGGGAATATCACCTGTTCGTTAGTCGACCGTGACGGTAAGGAAGTGGCATCATCAGATATGAAGCTAAGTATTCGCAAAGGTACTGCGATAAGCCGTAATGGAAAGATGAAAGTGGAACAACCTCATTTGTGGACTCCTTCATCACCCTATCTGTATAACCTGTATATCCGTATTTATGATAAGAATGGAAAGGTCGTAGACGGTTATCGCCGTCGTATCGGCATCCGCAGCATTGAATTCAAAGGAAAAGACGGTTTCTGGCTGAACGGAAAACCGTATGGAAAGCCATTGATGGGTGCTAATCGCCATCAGGACTTCGCGGTAGTAGGAAATGCCGTAGCTAACAGTGTTCACTGGCGTGATGCGAAGAAGCTGAAAGATTTGGGACTGGAAGTGATTCGTAACGCACATTGTCCGCAAGACCCGGCATTTATGGATGCTTGCGATGAACTTGGTTTGTTTGTTATAGTGAATACTCCGGGATGGCAGTTCTGGAATGATGAACCGATTTTTGCCAAACGGGTTTATAATGATATTCGTAATTTGGTTCGCCGTGACCGTAATCATCCTTGTGTATGGCTATGGGAACCTATTCTGAACGAGACATGGTATCCGGAGGATTTTGCCGGGCATGTGAAAGGTCTTGTTGATGAAGAGTATCCTTATCCGTCTTGTTATTCGGGCTGTGATACGCAAGCCAAAGGGGCGCAATATTTCCCGGTTCAGTTTTGTCATCCGATGGAAGTGTCGAAGCGTGACCCTAAAATCACTTACTTTACACGTGAATGGGGCGATAATGTGGATAACTGGAGTTCCCACAACTCTCCCAGCCGTACAGCCCGCAACTGGGGCGAGCAACCTATGCTGGTACAAGCTGCGCATTATGCTTCCCCATCTTATGAATATACCTGTTATGATGCCTTGTACAAGGAATCTCCGTGGCACGTAGGCGGTTGTCTGTGGCATTCGTTCGACCATCAGCGCGGTTATCATCCCGATCCTTTCTATGGGGGAGTGATGGACGTGTTCCGCCAACCGAAATATTCTTATTATATGTTTAAGGCGCAACGTCCTGTTGAGGCTTCCGACGGCTTGGCGGAAAGTGGGCCGATGGTATATATTGCTCATGAGATGACACCGTTCTCTAGTAGAGACGTAACAGTCTATTCAAATTGTGACGAAGTGCGCCTGACGGTTAATAAAGGTGGAAAGGTATATACACATAAGAAAGATAAGACACGGAAAGGAATGCCTTCGCCGGTTATTACTTTTCCGGGTGTATTCGATTTTATGACAGACAAGAAGTTGACCCGTGAGAAGCATGAGGAAGATGTTTATATGCTGGCGGAAGGGCTTATGGACGGTAAAGTCGTGGCTACTCACAAAGTACTTCCGGCTCGCCGTGCCGAACAAATTCGCTTGAGAGTAGATAACGAAGGTATGAACTTACGCGCTGACGGTTCCGACTTTGTAACTGTTATAGCCGAAGTTACTGATAAGAACAGTAATGTGAAACATCTGAACAACTATTATATCAAGTTCTTTGTGGAAGGTGAAGGGCGTATTCTTGGGGATGCCGGTGTGATGGCGAATCCTGCTCCTGTGAAATGGGGAAGTGCTCCGGTACTGATTCAGTCTACCACAAAGTCGGGCAAGATTAAGGTCATGGCCAGTGTTTTGTTCGAAGGTTCACAAATGCCTGTAAGCGGAGAACTGGAACTCACCTCTTCTGCCCCCATGTATCCGTTGGTGTTTGATGCTGCGGAAGAGCGTTTAACCAAACAGGTGGAATCTTCTTCGGCAGACAAAAAGAATGACGCAGAATTGGAATTGGAACGTCTGCGCCGTGAGTTGAATGAACTGAAACTGAAAGAGGTGGAACGACAACAGACAGACTTTGGTGAAAAGAGGAATTAA
- a CDS encoding alpha-amylase family glycosyl hydrolase, whose protein sequence is MKKDIRHIFWMLLCLFTIVACSDENHEMLITGPEIPELDHEPSIEELVEGINNYPTKFKGDKQGKIWYKAAAGDDLYGYEGDVYVHIGINDWMYVPTEWGVNEDKYKAEKVADNIWCFTLAPTVREWFGAENAANIQNVCILFRNEEVLTDEKKTKDFFITVTGDKTFTPAPVEIAACPVEEAGIHPSADGTSVTFALYDLDTDNNYKDYACLIGDFNDWELSTEYQMKRDNDKHFWWYTVTGIDPAKEYGFQYYMGSEEDGNVRIGDPYCEKVLDGSNDKYLVELGVYPSSAIQYPNGKTTGIVSVFQTKPASYNWQVSNFKIDNPDNMVIYELLFRDFTQAGTELATGTIKEATKHLDYIKSLGVNAIELMPIQEFDGNNSWGYNPCYYFAMDKAYGTKEEYKRFIDECHQQGIAVLLDVVYNHATGSHPFAKLYWNSKESKTAKNNPWFNVDAPHPFSVFHDFNHESPLVREFVKRNLKFLLEEYKFDGFRFDLTKGFTQKTSDSGSSSNYDQSRIDILTDYHETVNTTNPDAVMILEHFCDISEEKVLAEKGMKLWHNMNESYCQSGMGESSKSDFSYMRNSEMPADGWINFMESHDEERVAYKQTAFGNLKDAPLATRMKQLETNAAFFLTVPGPKMIWQFGELGYDYSIMYKYDGTMGTDKNTDAKPVKWDYLDDQYRKGLYDTYSTLLKLRNDNPDLFSDNAFKDWKVGVSDWDKGRYLRLESTTKKLVVVGNFKNEQINASVYFGNTGDWYELNGETLNVTNSSEQPVVIPANSFKLYTNFPVNN, encoded by the coding sequence ATGAAAAAAGATATAAGACATATATTCTGGATGCTGCTCTGTCTATTCACGATAGTAGCATGTTCCGACGAAAACCATGAGATGTTAATCACCGGTCCGGAAATTCCCGAACTGGATCACGAGCCGTCTATCGAAGAATTGGTAGAAGGAATCAATAATTATCCTACTAAATTCAAGGGCGACAAGCAAGGTAAAATCTGGTATAAAGCAGCCGCTGGTGACGACCTGTACGGATATGAAGGCGATGTATATGTTCACATCGGTATCAATGACTGGATGTATGTTCCTACGGAATGGGGGGTAAATGAAGATAAATACAAGGCAGAAAAAGTGGCGGATAATATTTGGTGCTTTACACTTGCCCCGACAGTACGTGAATGGTTTGGCGCGGAAAATGCAGCAAACATTCAAAATGTCTGCATCCTCTTCCGCAATGAGGAAGTACTGACTGACGAAAAGAAAACCAAAGACTTTTTTATCACAGTAACAGGAGACAAGACTTTCACACCAGCTCCGGTAGAGATAGCTGCCTGCCCGGTAGAAGAAGCGGGTATCCATCCATCGGCTGACGGAACGTCTGTGACTTTCGCACTATACGATTTGGATACGGATAACAATTATAAGGATTATGCTTGTCTCATTGGCGACTTCAATGACTGGGAACTTAGCACAGAATATCAGATGAAGCGTGATAACGACAAACACTTCTGGTGGTACACCGTTACGGGCATCGACCCCGCCAAAGAGTATGGCTTCCAATATTATATGGGCAGCGAAGAAGACGGCAACGTTCGTATTGGCGACCCCTATTGTGAAAAGGTACTGGATGGCTCGAACGATAAATATCTTGTAGAACTGGGAGTTTATCCATCTAGTGCCATACAATATCCGAACGGAAAGACGACAGGCATTGTCTCCGTATTCCAGACGAAACCGGCATCCTACAACTGGCAAGTATCCAATTTCAAGATTGATAATCCTGACAATATGGTAATTTATGAGTTACTGTTCCGTGACTTCACACAAGCAGGCACCGAACTTGCCACCGGTACCATCAAAGAAGCTACAAAGCATCTGGATTACATCAAAAGCTTGGGAGTGAATGCGATTGAACTTATGCCTATACAAGAATTCGACGGGAATAATAGCTGGGGATACAATCCATGTTATTATTTTGCAATGGACAAAGCATATGGAACGAAAGAAGAATATAAGCGATTCATTGATGAATGTCATCAACAAGGCATCGCAGTATTGCTGGATGTAGTCTACAACCATGCTACTGGCAGTCATCCATTTGCTAAACTTTATTGGAATTCGAAAGAAAGCAAGACAGCCAAGAATAATCCGTGGTTCAATGTCGATGCTCCGCATCCATTCAGTGTATTCCATGACTTCAATCACGAATCACCGCTTGTACGTGAATTTGTAAAACGTAACTTGAAGTTCTTGTTGGAAGAGTATAAGTTTGACGGTTTCCGTTTCGACTTAACCAAAGGATTTACTCAAAAGACTAGTGATTCCGGTTCATCCAGCAATTACGACCAGTCCCGTATTGATATTTTAACAGACTACCATGAAACTGTAAACACTACAAATCCGGATGCAGTAATGATTCTAGAACACTTCTGTGATATATCAGAAGAAAAAGTTCTAGCAGAAAAAGGAATGAAACTATGGCATAATATGAATGAAAGCTATTGCCAGTCCGGAATGGGAGAATCAAGTAAATCAGATTTCTCATACATGAGAAATAGCGAAATGCCTGCCGATGGATGGATTAATTTCATGGAAAGCCATGATGAAGAAAGAGTCGCATACAAGCAAACGGCTTTTGGTAATCTTAAAGACGCACCTCTTGCTACCCGTATGAAACAACTGGAGACAAATGCAGCCTTCTTCTTGACTGTCCCAGGACCGAAAATGATTTGGCAGTTTGGCGAACTGGGTTATGATTATTCCATAATGTATAAGTACGATGGAACAATGGGAACTGACAAGAATACGGATGCCAAGCCAGTGAAATGGGATTATCTTGATGACCAATATCGAAAAGGATTATACGACACTTATAGCACTTTGCTGAAATTACGCAATGATAATCCAGACTTATTCAGCGACAACGCATTCAAAGACTGGAAAGTAGGTGTTTCCGATTGGGATAAAGGTCGTTATCTAAGATTGGAATCCACTACAAAGAAACTGGTTGTAGTAGGCAATTTCAAGAATGAACAGATTAATGCAAGTGTGTACTTTGGTAACACGGGAGATTGGTATGAATTGAATGGTGAAACATTGAATGTGACTAACAGTTCTGAACAGCCTGTTGTTATACCTGCTAATAGCTTCAAGTTATACACCAACTTTCCAGTAAACAATTAA